A single window of Pristis pectinata isolate sPriPec2 chromosome 8, sPriPec2.1.pri, whole genome shotgun sequence DNA harbors:
- the LOC127573881 gene encoding interferon-inducible GTPase 5-like, producing the protein MGGASSSKQAAQSENPTFFTQEELNKLKSDFVTGGVEKVKPLIDKKVAELDNTELNIAVTGETGTGKSTFINAMRGLRSTDVGAAEVGTWETTMKPTRYPHPHLPNVCYWDLPGIGSTEFTAGRYLKEMKFERYDFFIIISACRFKENEVKIAKEIKRLGKNFYFVRSKIDVDFYSIRKEGKEINEEKELKYIRNDCVRKLAEAGIPTPTVFLISSFEQDRYDFVRLNEALENDLPNAKKSIFVLAFPNRSVEIIQKKSKELMKRVWMLATLSGAVGAVPVPGVSLACDISILVGGIISFRKCLGLDDASLQRLANSTGKPVEELKAEVKPPLLGKIDKNVIMRLGWGATVVAISAMELGLDFVPVIGSIFGAGSSFLMTYKILNDALKDLTESAERVVKVAFGID; encoded by the coding sequence CAAACAAGCAGCTCAGTCTGAGAACCCCACATTCTTCACACAGGAAGAGCTCAACAAACTGAAGTCTGATTTTGTAACAGGTGGAGTGGAAAAGGTTAAACCTCTGATAGATAAGAAGGTTGCTGAGCTGGACAACACAGAGCTTAACATTGCAGTGACAGGAGAAACAGGCACAGGAAAATCCACCTTCATTAATGCCATGAGAGGGCTTCGGAGCACCGATGTGGGAGCAGCTGAAGTTGGGACCTGGGAAACTACAATGAAGCCAACCAGGTACCCACATCCCCATCTGCCCAATGTCTGCTACTGGGATCTGCCAGGGATTGGATCGACAGAATTTACAGCAGGTAGATACCTGAAGGAAATGAAATTTGaaagatatgatttctttatcATAATCTCAGCATGTCGATTCaaagaaaatgaagtaaaaattgCCAAAGAGATTAAACGGCTGGGGAAGAATTTCTATTTTGTCCGCTCCAAGATTGACGTGGATTTTTATTCAATAAGAAAAGAAGGGAAGGAAATTAATGAAGAAAAGGAACTGAAATATATTCGGAATGACTGTGTCAGAAAGTTGGCAGAGGCAGGGATTCCAACCCCGACTGTATTTCTGATATCCAGTTTTGAGCAGGATCGATATGATTTCGTTCGGTTAAATGAAGCACTTGAAAATGATCTACCGAATGCAAAGAAAAGTATCTTTGTCCTGGCCTTTCCAAACCGAAGTGTGGAGATCATTCAGAAGAAAAGCAAGGAGCTGATGAAACGTGTCTGGATGTTGGCGACTCTCTCGGGAGCAGTGGGAGCGGTCCCAGTTCCTGGTGTCTCTCTTGCTTGTGATATCAGTATACTGGTTGGAGGAATAATCAGTTTCCGTAAATGCCTGGGTCTAGATGATGCTTCTCTTCAAAGATTGGCCAACAGCACGGGTAAACCTGTGGAAGAGCTGAAGGCAGAAGTAAAACCTCCTCTGCTGGGAAAAATAGACAAAAATGTAATTATGAGGTTAGGTTGGGGTGCCACAGTCGTTGCCATTTCAGCCATGGAACTCGGTCTTGACTTCGTCCCTGTCATTGGTTCCATTTTTGGAGCAGGATCATCATTTCTCATGACTTACAAGATACTGAACGATGCACTGAAGGATCTTACGGAGAgtgcagagagggtggtgaaggttgcGTTTGGGATCGATTAA